One segment of Rosa chinensis cultivar Old Blush chromosome 6, RchiOBHm-V2, whole genome shotgun sequence DNA contains the following:
- the LOC112171151 gene encoding uncharacterized protein LOC112171151, translated as MAEDETKALKEFTAPTALTTSSCIVVAPIPVGVRFEIRPATIQSLPNFYGKTNEDPYLHVEEFKDICGTFRYEISDEQIRLRLFPFSLKDKARKWLSSLPPGSINTWDDLVKKFLLKFFPAKKTNALQAEIFGFSQPEGEPFYESWERYKDLFLKCPHHGFSKPQKAQFFYRGLNSQSRSMVDATVGGSLMGKTADEAIQAFETICENSQQYDPYTSVPKRGGLYEVSASTKLEEQVATLARQMKSLTPLLNKAARETCASCSSIAHTTEACSENFFQDEQVNMVNNYRRPVNDPFSNTYNPGWRQHPNFSYSNNNQVQMPRNPPMQNYQGPVEQKKPSLEETMQQLAQNQMEFQKANAQMLQAIQETKKEQQVQSQAISKLEVQVGQIATALNEREQGRLPSQT; from the coding sequence ATGgcagaagatgaaacaaaagcATTGAAGGAGTTCACGGCTCCTACTGCACTCACAACATCATCTTGTATTGTTGTAGCTCCTATTCCTGTAGGAGTGCGTTTTGAGATTAGACCAGCAACAATCCAAAGCTTGCCTAATTTTTATGGGAAGACAAATGAAGACCCTTATCTCCATGTGGAGGAATTCAAAGACATATGTGGGACTTTTCGGTATGAGATATCAGATGAGCAGATCCGTTTaaggctttttcctttttcattgaaAGACAAGGCAAGAAAGTGGCTAAGCTCTCTTCCCCCTGGGTCCATCAATACTTGGGATGATTTGGTTAAAAAGTTCTTGTTGAAATTCTTCCCAGCTAAGAAAACTAATGCTCTCCAAGCAGAAATTTTTGGTTTCTCTCAACCCGAAGGAGAACCTTTTTATGAGAGTTGGGAGCGTTATAAGGATTTGTTCTTGAAGTGTCCTCATCATGGATTTTCTAAACCCCAAAAGGCTCAATTTTTCTATAGAGGTTTGAACTCCCAAAGTAGAAGTATGGTGGATGCTACAGTTGGTGGAAGCTTGATGGGAAAGACGGCAGATGAGGCAATTCAAGCTTTTGAGACTATATGTGAAAATTCACAGCAATATGATCCTTATACATCAGTGCCCAAAAGAGGAGGACTATATGAGGTTAGTGCAAGTACTAAGTTGGAAGAGCAAGTGGCAACCTTGGCGAGACAAATGAAGAGCCTTACTCCTCTGTTAAATAAGGCTGCAAGGGAGACATGTGCTTCGTGTTCAAGTATTGCACATACCACCGAGGCGTGTTCTGAAAATTTCTTCCAAGATGAGCAAGTCAACATGGTGAATAATTATAGAAGGCCTGTGAATGATCCTTTTTCAAATACCTATAATCCAGGTTGGAGACAACATCCAAATTTCTCTTATAGCAATAATAATCAAGTGCAGATGCCAAGGAATCCTCCCATGCAAAATTATCAAGGGCCGGTTGAACAAAAGAAACCATCTCTTGAAGAAACCATGCAGCAACTTGCACAAAATCAGATGGAATTTCAAAAGGCTAATGCTCAGATGCTTCAAGCTATTCAAGAGACTAAGAAAGAGCAGCAAGTTCAATCTCAAGCTATTTCTAAGCTAGAAGTTCAAGTTGGTCAGATTGCCACTGCTTTGAATGAGAGAGAACAAGGGCGTTTACCTAGCCAAacttga